The Gemmatimonadota bacterium DH-78 region TCTTGGGCGAGATGAACAGCTTCTCGCCGATCTCGCGCGAGCTGTACCCCTCGGCGGTGAGGGCCAGCACTTCCTGCTCCCGGCTGCTGAGGTCGCGCAGCCCGGCCCCCTCGTCGTCCGATTCCGCCGAGGTGTACTTCTGCAGCAGCAGTCGGGTCGCGCGCGGCGGCAGATACACCTCGCCGCGGGCCACGACGCGGATCGCCTCCACGAGATCGCGATCGGCGCTCGTCTTGGTCAGGTAGCCGCTGGCGCCCGCCTCCACCACCGGCACCAGGTACTCCTCTTCGGCGTGCACCGTGAGCACGAGTACCCGGGCGTCGAGACCGAGCGCCTGAATCCGGCGCGTCGCCTCGAGTCCGTTCGACCCCGGCATCGACAGATCCATCACGATCACATCGGGCTTGAGGGCGAGCGCCTGCTCCACCCCCTCCTCGCCGGTGGCGGCCTCGCCCACCACCTGACCGCAGCCCTCCGATTCGAGCAGCGCCCGAATCCCCGCGCGAAACATGGCGTGGTCGTCCACGAGCAGGATGCGCGTGTCAGCCATGGGCGCCGACCCTCGCCCGCTCGAGGGGCAGCCGGAAACGCACCGTCGTACCCTCGCCCGGGCAGGATTCCACCCACACGCGCCCCCCGAGCATGGTGGCGCGCTCCTGCATGCCGATCAATCCGAGCCCGCGCCCGTGTACGAGGTCGTGCTCGGTGCGAAAGCCCACCCCCTCGTCCTGCACCACTCCCTGCACCTCCTGCTCGTGCACGCCCACGCTCACGCGAACCCGGGGACTCCGGGAATGGCGCACGACGTTGCTCAGGCTTTCCTGAACGATCCGATAGGTGATCAGCGCCGTGTCGAGATCCTGGATCCGGTCGACCGCCGTGAGCTCCAGGTCGATGTCGAGCGGGCCGTCTTCTTCGAGGCGCCGCACGTGCGAGCGCAGGGCGGAGCCCAGTCCGGCGTCCTGCAGCTCGGGCGGTCGCAGGCCGCGAGCGATGCGGCGCACCCCCTCCGCGGTATCGGCGATGGCGTCGCGGATTTCCGCGCAGGCCGCACGCGCATCCGGATCGGCGACCTTGTCGGCCAGGAGCCGGAGGCGCACGAGCACCGTGGCCAGACGCTGTGCGGTGTCGTCGTGGAGCTCGCGCGCGATGCGGGCCCGCTCGTCTTCCGAGGCGCGCAGTGCGCCGGCCGAGAAGTCCTGAAGGCGGCGGCGCGCCGACACGTCGCGGACTGTCGCCACCGTCCACCGGGCACCGCCCTCGCCCTCCACCGGAGCCAGCGACACCTCCACCGGAAATTCCAGCCCGTCGGCACCGAGCGCCCGCAGTTCGAGCCCGATCCCCATGGGTCGCACCGCCGGGCCCCGCTGGTAGTTCTCGCGCTGACCCACGTGAGCCGCGCGCGCCTCCCGCGGAATCAGAGCCTCCACCCGCACGCCCGCGAGGCCGGCCTCGGCGTACCCGAACATCTCGAGTGCGCGGGCGTTGGCCTGCTGGATCACCCCGTCGCCGTCGACGAGCAGGATGCCGTCGGGCGAGCGGTCGAAGATGGCCTTGTAGCGCGGATCGGTCACGGAAGCGTCGGGTCGATGGGAGTCGCGTAGGTGATCTCCCCACACGCGACCGAGGGGCATTTCCGACAGCGGGGCAGAACGCACTGCCCCAATCTACTCGGTAGCGTCGTTCGGGCGAACCGTCGGCGCCCCCCCGCTCCCCCCGGACCCGTGCACCAATCCCCCCCTCCGCGCCCGCGCCCGCTTCCGGCGCTGATCCGCCCCCTGCTGCGAATCCCCCTCGGGTGGAAACTGTTGGCGCCCTGGCTCGTCGGTGTCGCGGCCGTGGTGGGGTGGGCGGCGGTCTACGGTGCGGGGGCGGGTTCGCTGCCCGTGCTCGCCGGCATCCTCGGCCTGTTCGCGGGTTTGGGCATCGCCGCGGTTCGGTGGGCCCTCCGCCCCCTCCACTCGCTCGCCGACACCGCGCGACGGGTCACCTCGGGTGACGATGCGGCCCGGGTGCCTCGCTCCCCGCTCGCCGACCCGCGCACCGCGCAGTTGATCGAGACCTTCAACGAGATGCTCGACGCCCTCGACACCGAGCGGCGCCGGCGATGGGACGACGCCACCTGGATGGTCGAAGCCGAGGAGCGGCAGCGAGAGCGCGTCGCGGCCGAACTCTACGGCGGGCCGGCGCAGACGCTGGCCGGCGTGCTCGTCCAGTTGCGCATGTGGGAGCGGGGCGTCGAGTCCGAGCCGGGGGGCGAGGCTCCGATCGCGGCCCTCGCGCCCGAGGTTCGCGGCGCGCTCGAAGAGGTGCGAACACTGGCCCGCCGCCTGCGCCCGCCCGAACTCGGAGAGCTCGGCACCCTGGCGGCGATTCAGGCACTGGCTCGGCGGACCGAGGCCTCTTCGGGCGTGCGTGTCGACGTGTCGGGCGCGATCCCCGACCCCCGTCTGCCCCCCGCCGCACGCTCCGCTCTCTACCGCATCGTCGAGGAGTGCCTCGGCGATCTCCCCGTCGGGCACGGCACGGCCCCGGGCCGCATCGCGTTCACTCCCGCGAACCACCACCTCGACATGGAACTGCACCTGCCCCCCGTCGACCGCTCGGTCCGATCCGGCGCCCCCGCACCGGACGCCTCCCCCCGGTGGCGCGTGGTCGCGCATCGGGCCGAACTGGTGGGGGGCCGACTCACGGCTTCGAGCACCCCTGGCGAGGGGCTTCGCATCCACCTCGAGCTCCCCCTCCTCGGCCCGGGGGCGGGTCCCTCGGGCCGCGAACCATGGACCCCGCCGGCGCTCTCGGGTGTCCCACTCAGCGGAGTTTGATTCCCGAGACCCGACAGGAGTCCCATGATCCGTAGTTCGTTCGCGCCGCTCGCCGCGGCGCTGCTGCTCTTCGCACCGATCGATTCCGGCGTGGCCGCACAGGTCGAGGCCGCCCCGGCCATGATCCCCCAGGATTCGGTGCAGATCGCCCTCGCCCGCTTCCAGTCGCTCCAGCAGGAGCTCACCACCCTCCAGCAGGAGGTGATGAACGCCAGCCCGCAGCTTCAGGAACAGCAGGCCGAGGTTTCGGGAGCGGTGGAGTCGGCCGTCTCCGAGATCGACCCCTCGCTGCAGGCCGACATGGAGGCGCGCATGCCGGTGATCCAGCAGGAGGCCCAGGCCGCGCAGGCCGCGGGCGACACCACCGCCCTGGTCGCGCTCGAGCAGGAGTTCATGACGCTCCGGAGTCGCGCCGAAACGGCGCAGCAGGAGGCGGTGGAGCGTCCGGCGATCGCCGCGCAGATCGAGGCCTTCGAAGAGGCGCTGCGGACCGAGATGGCCACCCGCGATCCCGAGGTCGAGAGCACGCTGGCCGAGCTCGAAGTGCTCGCCGGCCGGCTCGACGCCACGCTCGGGGGCGGATGACGTCCCGCTCCGGTCGAGGCTGGAGTGCGCGGGTTCTCACGGCCTGCGCACTCCTGCTCCTCGCCTCGCCGAGCGTCGCCCGTGCGCAGTTCCGCGGGGGGGACTTCGAGCGTCCGCGAGCCGCGCGCGGCTTCGTGGTGGGCGCCCGGGCGGGGTTCGACTTCCAGGCGGATTCTCCGGTACTGGGCGCCTTCGCACGCACCGGTCCGTTCAACCGCTTCTCGCTCCAGGGGAGCGCCGAACTGACGTTTCTCGACGGCCTCACCGAGAAGCAGTTCACGGGTGAAGTGCTCGCCGCGCTGGGGCCCGGCCTCCGCTTCGGCGCGGGCCCGGTATGGCGCAACACCGTGTTCGACGCGACGGCCACCGAGCCGGGGGTGGAGGAGACGCGCCTCGGCTACTCGATCGTGGCGCTGATCGGTGGCTCCGCCGGGCCGGGACGCACGATCACCGGCATCGAGTTCCGCTACAGCTCGGTGTCGGAGTTCAGCCCGCGCACGCTGTCGCTTCAGGTGGGAATCCCGCTGTTCACCTGGTAGGGCTACCGCTGCCCGCGCCGGGGCACGCCCCGCAGGGCGGTGGCGGTGAGGGGATCCTCCGGCCACGCGTGCTTCGGATAGCGCCCGCGCAGATCCTTCCGTACCTCGAAGTAGGTGGTGCGCCAGAAACTCGCCAGATCGGTCGTGACCTGCACGGGGCGTGACGCCGGCGAGAGCAGGTGGACCGTGAGCGGCACCCGGCCTCCGCCGATTCGCGGCGTCTCGAGCAGGCCGAACACCTCCTGCAGCCGCACCGCGAGGACGGGCGCACGGGGGTCGGAGTAGTCGAGGGCGATCCGCGACCCGCTCGGCACCTCGAAATGGGTCGGCGCCTCGTCGTCGAGGCGGCGCCCCCGCTCCCACCCCACCCGGGTCGACAGCGCCGCTGCGAGGTCCACCCTGCGCAGGTCGTCGAGGCTGCGCATGCCGGTGAGAAAGGGCGCGAGCCAATCCTCGAGTGCATCGAGCAGCGAGGCGTCGTCCATCGCCGGCCACGGTTCCGGCTCCAGCGCGTGAAGAAACCGGACGCGGTCGACGAACTGCCGAGTCTCGCGCGTCCAGGGCAGCGAGGGGAGTCCCGCCGACCGCACGCCGTCGCACAGCGCCTCGGCCACCGCGTGGGGGTCGGGCCGATGGATCGACGACGCCTCGAGCTCCAGCGCACCGAGACGTCGAATCCGGAGCGTCCGCACCCGACCGCTCGACGGATCGAAGGCCACCGACTCCGCCTGCTCGATCCGGTCGGCGAACTGTCGCTCGAGGGCCTCGCGGTCGAGCGGCGCGGCGAGGTGGATTCGGGCCTCCCGGCCTCCGTCGTCGAGATCCGCCACGACGATCGCCTCGGCCTCGGCGAGTGGATCGTCGTCGAACATGCGCACCCCGCGCCCGTTGCGAAGCAGAAAGCGTCCCCGCGCACCGTCGCGTCGCAGCCCCACCCGATCCGGATAGGCCCAGGCGAGCAGCGGGGCCACGGCGGCCACCGCCTCCTCGATGGGGAGCCCGTCGTCGCCCTCCACGCCGAGCCGGCGACGCAGGTGCTCGGCCTCGCGCAGCACCCGGGCGCGGGAGCCGCGATCCACCCGGTGGCCGCGCAGACCGGGGCCGGAGGCGCGCCGGAGCGCCTCGAGGCGCAGCCGGGCATCGACCGCCGGAGCCCGCCCGTCCGCGCGCAGGAGATCTCTCTCGCCGAGTAGGGCGGCCAGATCGCACGCCACGCCACCCCGCCCCACTCCCCGGGCCCGCACCAGCATGTGCCCGATGCGCGGGTGCACGCCGAGGCGCGCCGCGGCACGGCCGTCGTCGGTCACACCACCCCGGGCGTCGACGAGGTCGAGGGAGCGCAACAGTTCTGCCGCCTGGACGAGCGCCGTCTTCGGCGGTGCGTCGAGCCATTCGAGTTCGTCGACGGAGGCCCCGAAGACCCCGAGGTCGAGGAGCAGCGGCGCGAGGTCGGCGTCGCGCACCTCGGGCAGCCGGGCCTCGACCAGGCCTCGGTGCTCGTCTTCGGACCAGAGTCGCACGCATGCGCCGGGCGCGGTGCGGCCGGCCCGCCCGCGTCGCTGATCGGCGGCGTCGCGGCTGACCCGCACGGTGTCGAGCCGGGTGAGTCCCGACCCCGGATCGAAGCGGGGCACCCGCATCCAGCCACTGTCGATCACCACCCGCACGCCCTCGATGGTGAGCGACGTCTCGGCGATCGAGGTGGCGAGCACCACCTTCCGCCTCCCCATCGGAGAAGGCGCGAGCGCACGGTCCTGCAGGTCGCGCCCGAGGCGCCCGTGCAGGGGAACTACGTCCACCCCCGATCCGAGGTCGACGGCCCCCAGCGACTCGGCCACTCGCCGGATCTCACCCGCTCCCGGCAGGAACACGAGCAGGTCGCCCGACTCATCGCGCACCGCGGAGCGGACCGCCTCGGTCACCTGCGCGGCGATCGCCCAGGGCGTCGACTCGCGGCGCCCCGGGGGGGCGTGGTACCGCGTCTCGATGGGGAACACGCGCCCCTCGCTTCGCACCGCCGGGGCCCCGCCGAGCAGCCTCTGTACCGGGACGGGATCGAGGGTGGCGGACATCACGAGCACGCGGAGGTCGGGGCGCAGCAGGCGCCGGGCGTGCAGGGTGAGGGCCAGCCCGAGGTCGGCCGTCAGGGAGCGCTCGTGAAACTCGTCGAGCACCACCGCGCCCACCCCCTCCAGCCCGGGATCGGACTGGAGCATGCGGGTGAGCACCCCCTCGGTCACCACCTCGATCCGCGTGCGGGGCCCGACGCGGGTGTCGAGTCGCACCCGGTAGCCCACGGTGTCGCCGACCCGCTCACCGAGCAGCCGGGCCATCTGCGCGGCGGCGGCGCGGGCCGCCATCCGGCGCGGCTCCAGCATCACGATCCGTCGGCCGTCCAGCCACCCGGCGTCGAGAAGCGCGAGCGGCACCCGGGTCGTCTTCCCCGCGCCGGGGGGCGCCACCAACACCGCAGAACCGACTTCGGCGAGGGCGCGCTGCAACTCCGGGAGCGCCTCGTCGACCGGCAGTGGCGGTGCGATCGGCCGCCGGCTCACCCCGAACCGCAGGCCAGGGGCAGAGGCACCGGGGTGGAGAGGAAGAGACGTCCGACCACGTCACCGGCCCCCTCCTCCGACGACCGCTCGAGGCGCCCCCCGAGAGAATCGCCCACCGGCCCGAGCCTCGCGCGCAGCCCACCCGGGACCGCGCCGAGGGTGAGGTAGGCGGTATCTCGGCGAATCAGGTATTCCCCCACCGAGCGGCGTCCGCCTCCCGGCACCAGCGCCTCCACCTGCCCGTGCCTCGCCACGAACAGCGCCTCCACCCGCTCGACCGCGAGCGGCTCGTCCACCTCTGCGGGCCATTGGCCGGAGCGATACCCGAGCGAGTCGAACACGAACCGGAACTGTCCGCAGCCCACCATGCGGCGGTCCACCTCGGTCGAGTCGACCACGGTGGGCACGCCGGCCGGGGGACTCATGCCCGCAGACACCCGGCCGAGCAACCAGCGGAGGGTGACGGCCGACACGAGCGACAGGCCGATGACGAAGAGAAGAGGCTTCAGACGCGACATGCGGGAAGCTACCCGCACCGCGCTCGCCCGTGCCGTCCTCTCGAACAGTGCGACCCCTGGATGGGCGAGGAGTGACCGCGGGCGCGCAGGGCCAGCGGCGCGCACGGCT contains the following coding sequences:
- a CDS encoding response regulator transcription factor, whose product is MADTRILLVDDHAMFRAGIRALLESEGCGQVVGEAATGEEGVEQALALKPDVIVMDLSMPGSNGLEATRRIQALGLDARVLVLTVHAEEEYLVPVVEAGASGYLTKTSADRDLVEAIRVVARGEVYLPPRATRLLLQKYTSAESDDEGAGLRDLSSREQEVLALTAEGYSSREIGEKLFISPKTVDTYRARIMAKLGLNHRSELVRFALRVGLLTSM
- the hrpB gene encoding ATP-dependent helicase HrpB, encoding MSRRPIAPPLPVDEALPELQRALAEVGSAVLVAPPGAGKTTRVPLALLDAGWLDGRRIVMLEPRRMAARAAAAQMARLLGERVGDTVGYRVRLDTRVGPRTRIEVVTEGVLTRMLQSDPGLEGVGAVVLDEFHERSLTADLGLALTLHARRLLRPDLRVLVMSATLDPVPVQRLLGGAPAVRSEGRVFPIETRYHAPPGRRESTPWAIAAQVTEAVRSAVRDESGDLLVFLPGAGEIRRVAESLGAVDLGSGVDVVPLHGRLGRDLQDRALAPSPMGRRKVVLATSIAETSLTIEGVRVVIDSGWMRVPRFDPGSGLTRLDTVRVSRDAADQRRGRAGRTAPGACVRLWSEDEHRGLVEARLPEVRDADLAPLLLDLGVFGASVDELEWLDAPPKTALVQAAELLRSLDLVDARGGVTDDGRAAARLGVHPRIGHMLVRARGVGRGGVACDLAALLGERDLLRADGRAPAVDARLRLEALRRASGPGLRGHRVDRGSRARVLREAEHLRRRLGVEGDDGLPIEEAVAAVAPLLAWAYPDRVGLRRDGARGRFLLRNGRGVRMFDDDPLAEAEAIVVADLDDGGREARIHLAAPLDREALERQFADRIEQAESVAFDPSSGRVRTLRIRRLGALELEASSIHRPDPHAVAEALCDGVRSAGLPSLPWTRETRQFVDRVRFLHALEPEPWPAMDDASLLDALEDWLAPFLTGMRSLDDLRRVDLAAALSTRVGWERGRRLDDEAPTHFEVPSGSRIALDYSDPRAPVLAVRLQEVFGLLETPRIGGGRVPLTVHLLSPASRPVQVTTDLASFWRTTYFEVRKDLRGRYPKHAWPEDPLTATALRGVPRRGQR
- a CDS encoding histidine kinase; amino-acid sequence: MHQSPPPRPRPLPALIRPLLRIPLGWKLLAPWLVGVAAVVGWAAVYGAGAGSLPVLAGILGLFAGLGIAAVRWALRPLHSLADTARRVTSGDDAARVPRSPLADPRTAQLIETFNEMLDALDTERRRRWDDATWMVEAEERQRERVAAELYGGPAQTLAGVLVQLRMWERGVESEPGGEAPIAALAPEVRGALEEVRTLARRLRPPELGELGTLAAIQALARRTEASSGVRVDVSGAIPDPRLPPAARSALYRIVEECLGDLPVGHGTAPGRIAFTPANHHLDMELHLPPVDRSVRSGAPAPDASPRWRVVAHRAELVGGRLTASSTPGEGLRIHLELPLLGPGAGPSGREPWTPPALSGVPLSGV
- a CDS encoding PAS domain-containing sensor histidine kinase, with the translated sequence MTDPRYKAIFDRSPDGILLVDGDGVIQQANARALEMFGYAEAGLAGVRVEALIPREARAAHVGQRENYQRGPAVRPMGIGLELRALGADGLEFPVEVSLAPVEGEGGARWTVATVRDVSARRRLQDFSAGALRASEDERARIARELHDDTAQRLATVLVRLRLLADKVADPDARAACAEIRDAIADTAEGVRRIARGLRPPELQDAGLGSALRSHVRRLEEDGPLDIDLELTAVDRIQDLDTALITYRIVQESLSNVVRHSRSPRVRVSVGVHEQEVQGVVQDEGVGFRTEHDLVHGRGLGLIGMQERATMLGGRVWVESCPGEGTTVRFRLPLERARVGAHG